A single window of Salvia splendens isolate huo1 chromosome 6, SspV2, whole genome shotgun sequence DNA harbors:
- the LOC121808061 gene encoding phosphoglycerate mutase-like protein 1 isoform X2, which translates to MSPEYFDAHLTQLGWQQVDNLRKHVHSSGLIKNIDLVITSPLLRTIQTAVGVFGGEAYSGKMDNLPLMVTNAGNSDRSAISSLDCPRIVAVELCREHLGVHPCDKRRSISEYQSLFPAVDFSLIESDDDVLWKADVRETKDEVAARGMNFMNWLFTRKEKEIAIVTHNGFVFHTLAAFGNDFHPRVKKEISRHFSNCELRSMVILDRGMVGSHCSSTNFPGKIPTGLDSPSDVAADSKKQEE; encoded by the exons ATGTCTCCGGAATATTTTGATGCTCACCTAACTCAGTTAGGCTGGCAACAG GTTGACAACCTACGTAAACATGTCCATTCAAGTGGCCTCATAAAGAACATTGATTTGGTCATTACGTCTCCATTATTAAG GACCATCCAAACAGCTGTTGGGGTATTTGGTGGTGAGGCCTATTCCGGCAAGATGGATAATTTACCACTAATGGTGACAAATGCTGGAAATAGTGATCGGTCTGCTATTTCAAGTCTTGATTGCCCACGTATTGTTGCAGTTGAACTCTGTCGAGAACATCTG GGTGTTCATCCTTGTGATAAGAGGAGAAGCATTAGTGAATATCAGTCCCTGTTTCCAGCTGTTGATTTTTCACTG ATagagagtgatgatgatgtATTATGGAAGGCTGATGTCAGAGAGACCAAGGATGAGGTTGCAGCTAGAGGAATGAACTTCATGAACTG GTTGTTCACACGGAAAGAAAAGGAGATAGCAATAGTTACACACAATGGGTTCGTATTTCACACACTGGCAGCGTTTGGTAACGACTTTCACCCTCGTGTGAAGAAAGAAATCTCTCGTCA TTTTTCCAACTGCGAGCTTCGTTCCATGGTTATCCTTGACAGAGG TATGGTTGGATCGCATTGTTCATCAACCAACTTTCCTGGAAAGATTCCAACCGGACTGGATTCGCCTAGTGATGTCGCTGCTGATAGCAAGAAGCAAGAGGAGTGA
- the LOC121808061 gene encoding phosphoglycerate mutase-like protein 1 isoform X1: MDNGVCPSLFPLHRSKTIHLVRHAQGIHNVVGDKNYKAYMSPEYFDAHLTQLGWQQVDNLRKHVHSSGLIKNIDLVITSPLLRTIQTAVGVFGGEAYSGKMDNLPLMVTNAGNSDRSAISSLDCPRIVAVELCREHLGVHPCDKRRSISEYQSLFPAVDFSLIESDDDVLWKADVRETKDEVAARGMNFMNWLFTRKEKEIAIVTHNGFVFHTLAAFGNDFHPRVKKEISRHFSNCELRSMVILDRGMVGSHCSSTNFPGKIPTGLDSPSDVAADSKKQEE; encoded by the exons ATGGATAATGGCGTTTGCCCGAGTTTGTTTCCACTGCATCGCAGCAAAACCATCCACCTG GTGAGGCATGCTCAGGGAATCCACAATGTAGTTGGAGATAAGAACTACAAAGCTTATATGTCTCCGGAATATTTTGATGCTCACCTAACTCAGTTAGGCTGGCAACAG GTTGACAACCTACGTAAACATGTCCATTCAAGTGGCCTCATAAAGAACATTGATTTGGTCATTACGTCTCCATTATTAAG GACCATCCAAACAGCTGTTGGGGTATTTGGTGGTGAGGCCTATTCCGGCAAGATGGATAATTTACCACTAATGGTGACAAATGCTGGAAATAGTGATCGGTCTGCTATTTCAAGTCTTGATTGCCCACGTATTGTTGCAGTTGAACTCTGTCGAGAACATCTG GGTGTTCATCCTTGTGATAAGAGGAGAAGCATTAGTGAATATCAGTCCCTGTTTCCAGCTGTTGATTTTTCACTG ATagagagtgatgatgatgtATTATGGAAGGCTGATGTCAGAGAGACCAAGGATGAGGTTGCAGCTAGAGGAATGAACTTCATGAACTG GTTGTTCACACGGAAAGAAAAGGAGATAGCAATAGTTACACACAATGGGTTCGTATTTCACACACTGGCAGCGTTTGGTAACGACTTTCACCCTCGTGTGAAGAAAGAAATCTCTCGTCA TTTTTCCAACTGCGAGCTTCGTTCCATGGTTATCCTTGACAGAGG TATGGTTGGATCGCATTGTTCATCAACCAACTTTCCTGGAAAGATTCCAACCGGACTGGATTCGCCTAGTGATGTCGCTGCTGATAGCAAGAAGCAAGAGGAGTGA